In one Cryptococcus deuterogattii R265 chromosome 11, complete sequence genomic region, the following are encoded:
- a CDS encoding arsenical-resistance protein — translation MVQCHPLDSRLSGAGNSPHEKMPLVHPPMVCKDDCRCFKEHYETIPTLNASGIYAARKEVGDIDVEGGMYIVKSLSFLDRFLALWVLVAMILGVVIGEFAPNVDAILTGANLKGVSVPVLVGLLCMMWPILTKVQYERLPSLLRNSHIYRQIGMSLLLNWIVGPFVMLAIAWATLPDLPTYREGIILVGLARCIAMVMIWNRLAHGNEDYCAILVIINSILQIILYSPMSVFFINIISRSGNAISLRYGDTAIAVLIYLGIPLGAGVLTRFGGLWVLGRKRFDGFLTYFGMLSLVALLYTIIIIFAEQSHRILHNLGPTFRTFVPMILYFAIMWTSTFALIWWLSQKKGGGRKWGYEMAVVQAFTAGSNNFELAIAVAVAVYGVSSDQALAATIGPLVEVPVLLALTWVALLAKKRLNWGEDEVTGVSCDRDCEC, via the exons ATGGTTCAATGCCACCCGCTCGATTCCCGTTTATCGGGGGCCGGTAACAGTCCACATGAAAAAATGCCTTTAGTGCATCCACCCATGGTCTGCAAAGACGACTGTCGATGTTTCAAAGAACACTACGAAACGATTCCAACCCTCAATGCTTCCGGTATATATGCCGCTAGAAAGGAAGTCGGTGATATTGATGTAGAAG GGGGTATGTATATTGTCAAGTCGCTGAGCTTCTTGGATCGCTTTTTGGCACTTTGGGTGCTGGTAGCTATGATTCTAGGCGTTGTTATAG GAGAGTTTGCTCCCAATGTTGACGCGATCCTGACTGGCGCCAACCTCAAGGGGGTATCAGTCC CTGTGCTAGTTGGACTACTCTGCATGATGTGGCCGATTCTAACCAAAGTCCAATACGAGCGCCTACCAAGTTTGCTTCGGAATTCTCACATCTACCGGCAAATTGGGATGTCGCTTTTACTAAATTGGATCGTTGGGCCGTTT GTCATGTTGGCGATTGCTTGGGCGACGCTCCCAGATCTTCCAACTTATCGTGAAGGTATCATTCTTGTTGGGCTAGCTCGTTGTATTGCGATG GTCATGATCTGGAATCGCCTTGCACACGGTAACGAAGACTACTGCGCTATCCTAGTCATCATCaattccatccttcaaatcATTCTCTATTCCCCCATGTCCGTCTTTTTCATTAATATCATATCCAGATCGGGCAATGCCATTTCACTACGATATGGAGACACTGCTATCGCTGTACTCATCTATCTAGGAATTCCACTGGGTGCAGGAGTCTTGACAAGATTTGGGGGGTTATGGGTgctgggaaggaagagattcGATGGTTTCTTGACATACTTTGGAATGCTCTCGCTCGTAGCTCTCTTATATAC aatcatcatcatcttcgccgAACAATCTCACCGTATCCTCCACAACCTTGGCCCGACATTCCGCACTTTTGTCCCTATGATACTGTATTTCGCCATCATGTGGACATCCACTTTCGCTTTGATCTGGTGGTTGAgccaaaagaagggaggcgGGAGAAAATGGGGTTATGAAATGGCCGTCGTTCAAGCTTTCACTGCTGGATCGAACAA TTTTGAGCTTGCGATCGCTGTGGCTGTTGCCGTCTATGGCGTCTCGTCGGATCAAGCTCTCGCAGCGACGATAGGTCCCCTTGTAGAGGTACCAGTGCTGTTGGCGCTCACTTGGGTGGCATTGCTTGCCAAAAAAAGGCTGAATTGG ggagaagatgaggtgaCCGGTGTGTCATGCGACAGGGATTGTGAATGTTAG
- a CDS encoding peptidyl-prolyl isomerase G (cyclophilin G), with translation MAHNPRVFFDFAVAGQPLGRVVFELYANVVPKTAENFRALCTGEKGISPISSVPLHYKNSIVHRVIEEFMIQGGDFTKKTGAGGESIFGAPFEDERLDGEGCDVDKKGLLVMANRGPNTNGSQYFITLAPAPHLTGKHVVFGRVVFGMEHIDTIGQLPTDDRDRPLSPVTITHCGELELRRPPPKPRARSASISSSFSDRSRSRSRSRSPSRNRSRDASSPDRSASTKRRSRSRKYSDSGSESDYDSDDSRERRRRRKDRKRSKRSKSKSKSKSKSRRLSRGRDSESEREETLSELDARLEREEKEKLEKERLEKLAEMKRKIEEEKQRVKDAGGVIYKGRGAMKYLDPETINRQQLPQNFNIRGGRGRGDLPPPRGGSFRDRDRDRERYGDRDGGQERRDRREQRGDRGDHDRGYPSSYSRSDPYSRRTRDPLDRYPRPTGRENGQEDRRTKLDRDMDQWQHDRSQGLDVRGERDKFRRGERDEPERDREEKREEKKEEGEMTPRDEKERSSGLEREDRVERAMSEGSDMVMDRDD, from the exons ATGGCACACAACCCCCGtgtcttctttgatttcgCAGTCGCCGGCCAGCCTCTGGGACGTGTCGTT TTTGAGCTTTACGCCAATGT TGTACCCAAAACAGCCGAGAA TTTCCGAGCTCTTTGCACCGGCGAAAAAGGCATTtcccccatctcctccgTCCCCCTTCACTACAAAAACTCCATCGTCCACCGTGTCATTGAAGAGTTTATGATCCAAGGTGGAGACTTTACCAAGAAGACTGGAGCTGGTGGGGAGAGTATCTTTGGGGCACCGTTTGAGGACGAGAGattggatggagagggGTGCGACGTTGATAAGAAGGG GTTACTGGTAATGGCGAACAGAGGACCAAACACGAATGGCTCCCAATACTTTATTACTCTCGCTCCTGCTCCCCACCTTACCGGTAAACACGT CGTCTTTGGCCGCGTCGTTTTCGGGATGGAACATATCGACACCATTGGTCAACTGCCAACCGATGACAGGGATAGACCGCTTTCGCCGGTGACGATCACACACTGTGGAGAACTCGAACTTCGCcgaccaccaccaaaaCCAAGAGCTCGATCTGCatccatttcatcttcattttccgATCGATCCCGGTCTCGTTCTCGTTCCCGTTCGCCTTCTCGCAACCGTTCTCGTGATGCCTCCTCTCCTGATCGCTCAGCATCCACAAAAAGGAGGTCCCGGTCGAGAAAGTACAGCGACTCTGGCTCTGAGAGCGACTACGACTCTGATGATTCCCGTGAACGTCGCCGACGTCGAAAAGACCGCAAACGCTCCAAGCGCTCCAAATCTaaatcaaaatcaaaatcaaaatcCCGACGCCTCAGCAGAGGGAGAGACAGTGAGAgtgagagggaagaaacGTTATCCGAATTGGATGCACGTCtcgagagggaagaaaaagaaaaacttGAGAAAGAACGGTTGGAAAAGCTTGCCGAGATGAAGCGgaagattgaggaagagaaacagCGCGTGAAAGATGCTGGCGGGGTTATTTATAAAG GACGAGGAGCAATGAAGTACCTCGACCCAGAAACTATCAACCGTCAGCAGCTGCCCCAGAATTTCAATATTCGAGGTGGACGAGGTCGAGGAgaccttcctcccccgAGGGGTGGATCGTTTCGCGATCGAGATCGAGATCGGGAGCGGTATGGGGATCGGGATGGAGGTCAGGAGAGGCGAGATAGGCGTGAGCAACGTGGTGACAGAGGCGACCACGATCGAGGCTACCCGTCCTCCTATTCTCGCTCCGACCCTTACTCTCGCAGAACCAGAGACCCTCTAGATCGATACCCCCGACCAACCGGGCGAGAGAATGGACAAGAAGATAGGCGCACCAAATTGGATCGAGATATGGATCAATGGCAACATGATCGATCGCAAGGTTTGGATGTCCGTGGGGAAAGGGACAAATTTAGGCGTGGAGAGCGGGACGAGCCCGAACGCGATCGCGAAGAAAAacgggaagagaaaaaggaagaaggagaaatgaCTCCTcgagatgaaaaggagagatcAAGCGGACTGGAAAGGGAGGATAGAGTGGAGAGAGCGATGTCGGAGGGAAGTGATATGGTCATGGATAGGGACGATTAG
- a CDS encoding IQ domain-containing GTPase activating protein: protein MTTTMMTMSTPATPSLSSPSPSIRSHLSRRLTNRMTNRYSVNAMYSLAAEQDVDIEDDLARAQKRLRELKARISSQSKKNFVLERDVRYLDSRIALLIQNRMAADEKRQVAETLEEVDEESGLWPDEKKVGQYANLFFLLQSEPRHIASLCRLVSLSEIDTLLQTVMFTLYGNQYEQREEHLLLTMFQSVLSAQFETTSEFGSLLRANTPVSRMMTTYTRRGPGQSYLKSVLADRINSLIEHKDLNLEINPLKVYDQMIQQIEDDTGSLPPSLPRGVAPEVAAANPDVQAIIIPRITMLMEIANSFLATIMDSIESVPYGIRWICKQIRSLTRRKHPDASDASICSLIGGFFFLRFINPAIVTPQAYMLVDGVPAKYPRRTLTLIAKMLQNLANKPSYAKEQYMMSLNPFVENNKVRMNKFLNALCEVGDFYESLELDQYMALSKKDLQINITLNELYNTHSLLMQHMDVLSPNDQHHLRILLDELGPAPAQVPRKENRSIELPLFSRWETPIQDLSTSLMADSVTQNDINYMEAKAIFVQLLRSMPTLADKRPINLSALAEKAATSNDPVLVRRGIKVQALLSELDGAGTGGVGEMNEFGLMQDEVAAEMVHLGNTKEKVVLECRSLESVYKTICDHNSYLRSQLEQYKAYLQNVRLTSSKEKGASGVGVVTVNGKEKKQAKNQVLGPYRFTHAQFEKEGIIMESNVPENRRMNIYFNITSPAPGTFIIALHFKGRDKPILEMDLKIDDLLEKQKDHQASLDLEYVQLNVPKVLTLFNKLFSKRR, encoded by the exons ATGACAACTACTATGATGACCATGTCCACCCCCGCCACACcatccctttcctctccatcacccTCTATCCgctcccatctctcccgCCGTCTCACGAATCGGATGACCAACCGTTACTCCGTCAACGCCATGTACTCTCTCGCGGCTGAACAAGATGTTGATATCGAAGACGACCTCGCCCGCGCCCAGAAACGACTCCGAGAACTGAAGGCGAGGATATCATCGCAATCAAAGAAGAACTTCGTTTTGGAAAGGGACGTGAGGTACCTTGATTCGAGGATAGCATTGTTGATCCAAAACAGGATGGCTGCCGATGAAAAGAGGCAGGTGGCGGAGACGCTGGAAGAAGTAGACGAGGAGAGCGGACTCTGGCcagatgagaagaaggtggggCAGTACGCGAACCTGTTTTTTCTGCTGCAGAGTGAACCTCGGCATATAGCGAGTTTGTGCAGGCTTGTCAGCCTGTCGGAAATTGACACGCTATTACAAACGGTGATGTTTACGCTCTATGGAAATCAATATGAGCAGAGAGAGGAGCATTTGTTGTTAACAATGTTCCAA AGTGTCCTCTCAGCACAATTTGAAACAACTTCCGAATTCGGCTCCCTTCTCCGTGCAAACACTCCCGTTTCTCGAATGATGACTACATACACCCGAAGAGGGCCTGGTCAAAGTTATTTGAAAAGCGTATTGGCGGACCGGATCAACAGTTTAATTGAGCACAAAGATCTCAACCTTGAAATCAACCCTCTCAAA GTGTACGATCAGATGATCCAGCAAATCGAAGATGACACCGGGTCCCTCccaccttccctccctcgcGGTGTCGCCCCCGAAGTCGCTGCTGCGAACCCGGACGTCCAAgcaatcatcatcccccGAATTACTATGCTCATGGAAATTGCTAATTCATTCCTCGCGACGATTATGGACAGTATAGAGTCGGTGCCGTATGGAATCAGATGGATTTGTAAACAGATTAGGAGTTTAACAAGG AGAAAGCACCCGGACGCATCGGATGCGAGTATATGTTCGTTAATCGGCggtttctttttccttcgaTTCATCAACCCGGCCATCGTTACTCCGCAAGCATACATGCTCGTGGACGGTGTCCCAGCCAAGTATCCTCGCAGAACGCTCACTCTG ATTGCAAAAATGCTACAAAACCTTGCGAACAAACCAAGCTATGCAAAGGAGCAGTATATGATGTCTCTCAATCCCTTTGTGGAAAACAACAAGGTTCGAATGAACAAGTTTTTGAATGCGTTGTGCGAGGTTGGAGATTTCTATGAATCACTCGAG CTCGACCAATACATGGCGCTGTCGAAAAAGGATTTGCAAATCAACATCACTCTTAATGAATTGTACAATACCCATTCATTACTGATGCAACACATGGACGTGCTC TCTCCAAACGACCAGCACCATTTACGTATCCTCCTCGATGAACTCGGTCCCGCACCAGCCCAAGTCCCTCGAAAAGAAAACCGGTCGATCGAActccccctcttctcccgaTGGGAAACGCCAATCCAAGatctctccacctccctcATGGCCGATAGCGTCACCCAAAACGATATCAATTATATGGAAGCGAAAGCCATCTTTGTTCAGCTTTTGCGATCTATGCCTACTCTTGCGGATAAACGCCCGATTAATCTGTCGGCGCTAGCCGAAAAGGCAGCGACGAGCAATGATCCGGTCCTTGTGAGGAGGGGAATCAAGGTACAAGCCTTGCTGTCAGAGTTGGATGGAGCCGGAACCGGCGGTGTGGGCGAGATGAATGAGTTTGGGTTGATGCAAGACGAGGTCGCGGCGGAGATGGTTCATCTTGGGAAtacaaaggagaaggtcGTTCTCGAATGTCGCTCCTTGGAATCCGTGTACAAGACGATCTGCGACCATAACAGTTACCTCCGAAGCCAGCTCGAGCAATACAAGGCGTATTTGCAGAATGTACGATTGACAAGtagcaaggaaaagggagcAAGTGGAGTTGGGGTCGTGACAGTgaatggaaaggagaagaagcaagcaAAGAATCAGGTTTTGGGACCTTATAGGTTTACGCATGCCcagtttgagaaggaggggatTATTATGGAGAGTAATGTGCCCGAAAACAG ACGTATGAACATTTACTTCAACATCACCTCACCTGCCCCTGGCACATTTATCATTGCGCTTCATTTCAAAGGTCGCGATAAGCCGAttttggagatggatttgaagattgatgatttgctggagaagcaaaaggaTCACCAGGCAAGTTTGGATCTGGAGTACGTGCAGTTGAATGTACCCAAGGTGTTGACCTTGTTCAACAAG TTGTTctcgaagaggagatga
- a CDS encoding dynein light chain roadblock-type translates to MQSVPEIEATLARLSAYRNVRGVMVLTHSRPTANTSSTPDTAILQMTGTVFEGDGGKKYASAVESIVEGVINALKECDENDEPKFMRIRTKKHELIITPDDKYVLVVLQDPGQ, encoded by the exons ATGCAATCTGTTCCAGAGATCGAAGCTACGCTCGCTCGTCTATCCGCATACCGCAATGTCCGCGGCGTCATGGTCCTTACACACTCTCGCCCTACAGCGAATACGTCAAGTACACCAGATACGGCTATTCTCCAAATGACAGGTACAGTTTTTGAGGGTGATGGTGGGAAGAAATATGCGAGTGCAGTGGAGAGCATTGTGGAAGGAGTAATAAACGCTTTGAAGGAGTGCGATGAGAAT GATGAACCAAAGTTTATGAGAATACGGACGAAGAAGCACGAATTGATTATTACTCCAG ATGATAAGTATGTGCTTGTTGTGCTGCAGGATCCCGGACAGTAA
- a CDS encoding beta-glucosidase, producing MSNQAMDRSFLTASVEELVSMMSLGEKVSLLAGEDWWRTVAIPRLNIPSVKVTDGPNGARGESFFDMTPATVLPNATALAATFSPTLPGEAARLLAKETKARSAVCLLAPTVNICRSPLGGRAFESFSEDPTLSGILAAKYINGLQSEGISATLKHFIANDQEHERMGQDAIIGERALREVYLRPFHIAQARADPWSYMTSYNKLNGTHCAEHPWLLKDLLRKEWGFDGLVMSDWMGTYSVSEAINAGLDLEMPGKARWRQFQLVRQMVNAHKILPATIDERVINLLRWVQKMATLNPDIVYERDDRKEWTRNEDREADAALVRKIGNEAIVLLKNENAVLPIKRGKVAVIGPNAKNSVITGGGSARLRPSWRVTPWEGLVNNKPDDIELSYALGCKGSKFLPIFGPEFTSMDGEIPGSFDLLHYAIDASGKQASKPAVSQVWHNSDIMLADFRHPDLGEDYFTEVHALFTAPITGHWDFEVSVTGQAWVYMNDQLVADLSKEQKRTSSFFGNGGNGTVFTVAVDKGKVYKFRLVHDSRKPPLAPGQDSQPLQLIGMKLGSFPSISEDTTIDEAVALAKESDTVVLVVGLDHDWESESYDRPNLSLPLRLNELVHRVATEAPNANKVVVLQTGSAVSMPWRENVDSVVWPWYGGNEAGNAIADIIYGTVNPSGRLPLTLPERELDIAANLNFRSARTKTYYEEGIWVGYRHFNARGIKPMYPFGHGLSYTEFDYADLQVVSSSSNTPNDWRIRVCAKVTNIGQVAGAHSVHFYVTPPPPTSNSLLHPEVTLQGFTKTGILPPGGSEKVSIEMDKFAISHWDELTSTWRAESGQWLVRIGRDAQTMCLQAPFEVPSGFKWTGL from the exons ATGTCGAATCAAGCTATGGACCGATCTTTCCTGACTGCTTCGGTCGAGGAGCTCGTCAGTATGATGTCACTGGGCGAGAAAGTGTCGTTACTGGCTGGGGAGGactggtggag GACTGTTGCTATACCGAGGCTCAACATACCTTC GGTAAAAGTGACAGATGGACCAAACGGCGCTCGGGGAGAGTCCTTTTTCGATATGA CCCCAGCTACTGTTCTACCTAATGCGACCGCCCTAGCTGCCACCTTCTCGCCAACCCTTCCTGGCGAGGCCGCCCGGCTTTTGGCCAAAGAGACGAAGGCCAGGAGTGCCGTTTGTCTGCTTGCCCCAACCGTTAACATCTGTCGTAGCCCTTTAGGCGGCCGAGCGTTCGAGTCATTCAGCGAAGACCCTACTTTAAGCGGCATATTAGCGGCCAAATATATTAACGGACTTCAAAGTGAGGGTATTAGCGCAACACTCAAACACTTCATCGCAAACGATCAAGAGCATGAGCGAATGGGTCAAGATGCGATTATCGGCGAGCGGGCTCTTCGTGAGGTCTACCTTCGACCGTTCCACATTGCCCAAGCTCGAGCGGACCCTTGGTCATACATGACTTCGTACAACAAGCTCAATGGGACCCATTGCGCCGAGCACCCTTGGCTCCTAAAGGACCTGTTACGCAAGGAGTGGGGGTTCGATGGGCTTGTTATGTCAGACTGGATGGGCACTTACTCGGTCTCCGAAGCCATCAATGCCGGACTTGACCTGGAGATGCCCGGGAAAGCTCGATGGCGTCAATTCCAACTCGTGCGGCAGATGGTCAACGCCCACAAGATCCTGCCAGCAACGATCGACGAACGAGTGATTAACCTACTCCGATGGGTTCAAAAAATGGCCACTCTGAATCCCGATATTGTGTACGAACGTGATGATAGGAAGGAATGGACCCGCAATGAGGATCGAGAAGCAGATGCCGCGTTAGTACGGAAGATAGGAAACGAAGCGATTGTCCTTCTCAAGAACGAAAATGCTGTTTTACCGATCAAACGAGGTAAAGTAGCGGTCATTGGGCCCAACGCCAAAAACTCTGTCATAACTGGCGGAGGTAGTGCTCGACTGCGGCCCTCTTGGCGGGTGACCCCGTGGGAAGGTTTAGTTAACAACAAACCCGACGACATTGAGCTCTCGTATGCTCTTGGATGCAAGGGTTCAAAATTCCTTCCTATTTTTGGTCCCGAATTCACAAGCATGGATGGCGAGATTCCAGGTAGCTTTGATCTGCTTCATTATGCTATCGATGCCTCTGGCAAACAAGCAAGCAAGCCTGCCGTTTCACAAGTCTGGCACAACTCTGACATTATGCTTGCCGACTTCCGTCACCCCGATCTTGGGGAAGATTACTTTACAGAGGTTCACGCCTTGTTCACTGCACCTATCACCGGCCATTGGGATTTCGAAGTCAGTGTAACCGGTCAAGCCTGGGTCTACATGAACGATCAGCTTGTTGCCGACCTTTCCAAGGAGCAGAAACgaacatcttcattctttgGGAATGGGGGGAATGGAACAGTCTTCACTGTGGCGGTGGACAAAGGAAAA GTATACAAGTTCCGGCTTGTGCATGACTCTCGAAAGCCACCTCTCGCTCCTGGTCAAGACAGTCAGCCGCTTCAGCTCATTGGTATGAAACTTGGCTCCTTCCCATCCATTAGCGAAGACACCACAATCGATGAGGCCGTTGCGCTTGCCAAGGAATCCGACACTGTTGTGCTTGTCGTGGGGCTCGACCACGATTGGGAATCTGAAAGCTATGACCGACCCAACCTTTCGCTCCCTTTGCGTCTCAATGAACTTGTACATCGGGTTGCGACAGAAGCGCCTAATGCAAACAAAGTGGTAGTCCTTCAGACTGGCTCCGCCGTTTCCATGCCTTGGCGTGAAAACGTGGACTCGGTGGTCTGGCCGTGGTATGGGGGGAATGAGGCTGGCAATGCGATTGCCGATATCATTTATGGCACGGTCAATCCCTCGGGTCGATTGCCGCTGACATTACCCGAGCGCGAACTTGATATCGCCGCTAATCTCAACTTCAGATCGGCTAGGACCAAGACGTACTACGAAGAGGGTATCTGGGTTGGCTACCGCCACTTTAACGCTCGAGGGATCAAACCTATGTATCCCTTTGGACACGGTCTATCTTACACCGAGTTTGACTATGCGGACCTTCAGGTCGTATCTTCGTCATCGAACACCCCCAATGACTGGCGGATCAGGGTATGTGCGAAAGTAACCAATATTGGCCAAGTGGCCGGGGCGCATTCGGTCCACTTTTATGTCACCCCGCCACCTCCCACATCGAATTCACTTCTACATCCCGAAGTCACCCTTCAAGGCTTCACCAAGACGGGCATCTTGCCACCTGGAGGGTCCGAAAAAGTCTCCATTGAGATGGACAAGT TTGCTATTTCACACTGGGATGAGCTCACATCGACTTGGCGAGCAGAATCCGGTCAGTGGTTGGTAAGGATTGGCAGAGACGCTCAGACCATGTGTTTGCAAGCACCGTTCGAAGTGCCGTCTGGTTTCAAGTGGACCGGCTTGTAA
- a CDS encoding sugar transporter, whose product MWVAGRAIIGAGGGIAKVATPALIQEIAHPRLRPTLACCYYPFFYFGSLFSALLCFAGLYIPNSWSWRLPSIIQAGGPIVVLITLLSCPESPRWLISVGRREQALAMLAKYHANGVMDDPLVQWELAETEAALAQERHNHQVSYIDFFKTSGNRRRLMVLISLSVGSNWVGNGVISYYLTPVLQSVGITSAVQITLLTSGLAIWNIILSFFAALHVEQFGRRPLFLVSIAGMLASYAFVMGFSAGFAGSHKASLGIAVIPFLFLYFGFYDIAWTPLPVPYTAEILPFNMRTKGLALFTSTGTLANAFNQFVNPIALKQLHWKYYAVYIAILIFYFVLAYFAYPETKNYTIEEVSMIFDKQKADIQHLGEHAIQEVEKGTTGHFEHQTVDSLEQKGITSHIEVTSIKNDPDRLIV is encoded by the exons ATGTGGGTTGCTG GACGAGCGATCATTGGCGCCGGCGGAGGAATTGCAAAAGTCGCCACCCCCGCTTTGATCCAGGAAATCGCTCATCCTCGATTGCGGCCGACCTTGGCATGTTGCTATTATCCTTTCTTCTACTTCGGTAGTCTTTTCTCGGCGCTATTGTGCT TCGCTGGACTATATATCCCCAATTCCTGGTCGTGGCGCTTGCCGTCCATCATCCAGGCAGGTGGCCCCATCGTCGTGCTTATTACATTGCTAAGTTGTCCCGAATCTCCCAGA TGGCTCATTTCCGTTGGCAGAAGAGAGCAAGCTCTTGCAATGCTGGCGAAATACCATGCCAATGGTGTAATGGATGATCCTCTGGTGCAGTGGGAATTAGCGGAGACGGAAGCCGCATTAGCTCAGGAGCGACATAATCACCAAGTCTCTTACATTGATTTCTTCAAAACCAGCGGTAACCGGAGACGATTGATGGTGCTTATTTCGCTTTCGGTCGGATCGAACTGGGTTGGTAATGGTGTGATCTCCTA CTACCTAACCCCGGTGCTCCAATCCGTCGGAATCACCTCTGCTGTTCAGATTACTCTCCTCACATCGGGTTTAG CTATTTGGAATATCATCCTATCGTTTTTCGCTGCATTGCATGTGGAACAGTTCGGCCGTCGAccgctcttcctcgtttCGATAGCAGGGATGCTCGCTTCCTATGCCTTTGTCATGGGATTCTCCGCCGGTTTTGCAGGGAGCCATAAGGCGAGTCTAGGGATCGCTGTGATTCCTTTTTTGTTCCT GTATTTTGGCTTTTACGATATCGCCTGGACACCTCTTCCAGTGCCTTATACGGCGGAAATCCTTCCTTTTAACATGCGCACCAAAGGACTGGCTCTTTTTACGTCGACAGGAACACTGGCCAACGCATTCAACCAATTTGTGAATCCAATCGCCCTCAAACAACTTCATTGGAAGTA CTACGCAGTGTATATTGCCATCCTCATATTCTACTTTGTTTTAGCATATTTCGCCTATCCAGAAACGAAGAATTACACGATCGAAGAGGTTTCGATGATCTTTGACAAGCAGAAGGCAGATATACAGCATCTGGGCGAGCATGCGATTCAAGAGGTTGAAAAGGGTACAACGGGGCACTTTGAGCATCAAACGGTGGACAGTCTTGAGCAAAAAGGGATCACATCGCACATCGAAGTGACATCAATAAAGAATGATCCCGATAGGCTGATAGTTTGA